Sequence from the Xenorhabdus nematophila ATCC 19061 genome:
ATGAGTGATTATTCTACTTCAAGTACGCGGCAGGTATTGGTACTGCCGATAGTTCCCATCTGATCACCCTGCGTCACCAGGATTAGGTCACCGGAGGAAAGATAACCTTTATCGCGCAGGCGGATTACCGCTTCGCTTGCCGCAGCGATGCCATCAGTATGCCAGCTACAATAAACGGGGGTGACACCGCGGTAAAGGGCGGTGCGGTTTAAGGTGGATTCATGGCGTGACATAGAGAAGATTGGCAAACCTGAACTAATGCGAGACATCATGCGGGCTGTTCGACCAGATTCAGTCATGGCAATGATTGCTTTGACGCCTTTCAGGTGGTTAGCCGCATACATGGTTGACATTGCGATAGCTTCTTCAATGCTTTCGAATGTAATATCCAGGCGATGTTTGGAAACATTAATACTTGGCATTTTTTCAGCCCCCAAACAAACTTGTGCCATAGCAGCAACGGTTTCTGCCGGATATTGGCCTGCCGCAGTCTCAGCAGAGAGCATAACCGCATCGGTACCATCCAATACTGCGTTAGCGACATCCATGACTTCAGCACGGGTTGGCATGGGATTAGTAATCATGGATTCCATCATTTGTGTGGCTGTAATTACGACACGATTCAGTTGGCGGGCACGGCGAATCAGTTTCTTTTGAACGCCAACCAACTCCGGATCACCAATTTCGACACCCAAATCACCGCGGGCGACCATCACAACATCAGAGGCCAGAATGATTTCATCAATAATATCGTCACTACTGACGGCTTCAGCCCGTTCAACTTTGGCGACAATTTGGGTTTCACAACCAGCATCACGTGCGAGACGACGAGCGTAATTTAGATCTTCACCTGAACGGGGGAAAGAAACGGCAAGATAATCAACCCCAATTTTGGCCGCAGTGATGATATCTTCTTTATCTTTTTCAGTCAGCGCTTCGGCTGATAAGCCGCCACCCAGTTTATTAATCCCTTTATTATTAGAAAGCGGGCCTCCTACCGTGACTTCTGTGAAGACTTTCATGCCCTGAACATCCAGCACTTTCAATTGAACCCGCCCGTCATCCAATAACAGGATATCGCTGGTCATAACATCGGATGGCAGTCCTTTGTAATCAATCCCGACTTTTTCTTTATCTCCTTCTCCTTTACCCAGATTCGCATCCAGCAGGAATTTATCCCCAACGTTGAGGAAAATTTTCCCTTCTTTAAAGGTGGATATGCGTATTTTGGGTCCTTGAAGATCACCCAGGATGGCAACATTGCAGCCCAAACGGGCAGCGATTTCACGCACTTTATTCGCTCGTTGGATATGATCTTCCGCTGTGCCATGAGAAAAATTGAGGCGGACGACATTGGCTCCCGCACTGATAACTTTTTCTAAATTGTTGTCACGATCTGTAGCCGGGCCAAGTGTAGTGACTATTTTAGTTCTTCTGAGCCGTCTGGACATGTATTACTCCGTTGACCTGTGAAGTATTCCCTTCGTTTTTCAAGTTGTAGTTTTGTCGACTGTGTTCACATACTCCGGCCACATTATTATTTATGCTGCTGGAGACACGTTTTTTTGCCGTCGTACTACAATTCGAAATCCATTGGGTATATGAGTTTCCGATTACCGTAGGATAACCATTTAATTTTCTGATTATCAACTCCCGTACTGTAATTGATACAGGTGTGGGAAATTCCTCTATGCTATCAGTCTGGAGAGGTGATAAATAGTGAACAAAAACACAGTCTATTTTTTTATTTATTCATTCATGCTTATCAAACCGCGAATTACGCAGCGATTCTTTGACTCTCTTCAAGTTATCTCTGAACTTTGAGCCTCGGCGCAGTGTAAAACCTGTAGCCAGTACATCAATGATGGTAAGTTGAGCAATTCTGGAGACCATTGGCATATAGATATCAGTGTCTTCAGGAACGTCTAATAAAATGGAAAGGGTAGCTTCATGTGCCAATGGAGAATTTGTTGAAGTAATGGCAATCACGGTCGTATCATTTGCACGGGCCAGTTTAGCAAGTTCTACGAGGCTTTTCGTTCGTCCTGTATGGGATATCAGTACAACCACATCCCCTTCGGTGCTGTTAATACAGCTCATTCGCTGCATGACGATATCGTCAAAATAAGTTACCGGGATATTGAACCGAAAAAATTTGTTCATGGCGTCATGTGCCACAGCGGCGGATGCCCCCAGGCCAAAAAAAGAGAGTTTCCTGGCTTGTGTCAGCAGATCAACTGCCCGGTTAATTGCCGCAATATCCAAATTATTTTTAACCGTTTCCAGATTTGCCATAACTGATTCAAAAATTTTATTGGTATAGGATGTGACGCTGTCACTTTCTTCCACATTGCGATTTACATAGGGCGTGCCATTGGCAAGGCTTTGTGCCAGATGTAATTTAAAATCGGGAAACCCTTTGGTATCCAGGCGGCGACAAAAACGATTAACCGTAGGTTCACTCACATTCGCCATTTTCGCCAGAGTGGCGATACTTGAATGGATGGCCGTCTGTGGTGAAGCAAGGATGACCTGCGCAACCTTTTTTTCTGACTTACTCAAAACATCCAGACTATTTTGGAGCCGTTCCAGTGTGTTCATAAAACGCAGTTCAACCTCGGTTTTAACGATTTCATTAGTAAGAGAAATCTATGTCATTTTTATGAAAATATACTACTTGTTATTGAAAGCTGGCAGTGGCAAAACTGGATAATATGAGATTTTTCATGAAAATATGACAAGTGTCTAACTTTCAACTTAGTAAGATTACTTCTTAAACGTTGTAAATTTTCAATAAATGGTCGTTAGTCAGGGTGAAAATTGATTGTTGTTCAGCATAAAAACAAGACTAACACGAATGTCAAAACAGTGTACAAAAGACAGCAGCAAGGTTTATGCAAAAAATACGATATCCACTCAGACCAATGTCTGGCCAACTTGACTCCAGTTTGAAAGACAACGGATAGATATAAATAATCATTGTTTACTGCTTATAACCAAAAGAGTACATTACCCGCAGTTTCTGTAAAAAAATTACAATATCCCGTAATTGAGGAGATGCAACATGGCGGTGACGTCCACAGCTCAGGCTTGTGATTTGGTAATTTTTGGGGCGAAAGGAGACCTGGCACGCCGGAAATTAATGCCTTCCCTTTATCAGTTAGAAAAAGCGGGGTATATCCATGCTGATACCCGGATTATCGGTGTTGGTCGTGCCGACTGGGATAAAAAGGCTTATATAAAAGTTGTTGAAGAAGCCCTGACCACATTTATGCCCGAGAAATTAGAGCCAGAATTGTGGAAAAAACTGAGTTCACGTCTGGAGTTCTGTAACTTGGACGTTAATGAAACGGAACATTTCACCCAATTGGCAAAAATCTTGAATAAGAGTAAGTTACCTTCCATTCATTATTTTGCCATGCCACCAAACACGTTTGGTTCAGTATGTCATGGATTGGGGGCGGCAGAACTGAATAAGGAACCCAATCGTGTTGTGATGGAAAAACCATTGGGTACTGATCTTGCCTCTTCCCGGGCGATTAACGACGAAGTAGCAAAATATTTCAATGAGAAGCAAATTTACCGTATTGACCATTATTTGGGTAAAGAAACGGTATTGAACTTACTGGCATTGCGTTTTGCCAACTCGTTGTTTGTCAATAACTGGGATCATCGCACGATTGATCATGTGCAAATTACTGTCGCTGAAGAAGTCGGTATAGAAGGGCGCTGGGGCTATTTTGACCAGGCCGGTCAGATGCGTGACATGATCCAGAACCATCTTTTGCAAATCCTGACGATGATTGCCATGTCGCCTCCGGCTGATTTGACCGCAGATCGCATTCGTGATGAGAAGGTGAAAGTGTTACGTTCCTTGCGTCGGATAGACCATACCAACGTGCGGGAAAAAACGGTTCGCGGGCAATATACTGCGGGTTTTGTGCATGGCAAGAAAGTTCCCGGTTACCTAGAAGAAGAGGGAGCTAATAAAGCCAGTAAAACAGAATCCTTTGTATCTATTCGTGTCGATATTGATGATTGGCGTTGGTCTGGCGTACCTTTTTACCTGAGAACAGGGAAACGTTTACCTGCTAAATGTTCTGAAGTTGTTGTTTACTTCAAAGAGCCTGCTTTGAACTTATTCGCTGAATCTTACCAACAATTACGGCAGAATAAACTGACGATCCGCTTACAGCCGGATGAAGGTATTGATATTGAAGTGCTGAACAAAGCACCAGGGCTGGAACATAAACATCGTTTACAGACAACTAAATTGGATCTGAGCTTTTC
This genomic interval carries:
- a CDS encoding MurR/RpiR family transcriptional regulator, producing MNTLERLQNSLDVLSKSEKKVAQVILASPQTAIHSSIATLAKMANVSEPTVNRFCRRLDTKGFPDFKLHLAQSLANGTPYVNRNVEESDSVTSYTNKIFESVMANLETVKNNLDIAAINRAVDLLTQARKLSFFGLGASAAVAHDAMNKFFRFNIPVTYFDDIVMQRMSCINSTEGDVVVLISHTGRTKSLVELAKLARANDTTVIAITSTNSPLAHEATLSILLDVPEDTDIYMPMVSRIAQLTIIDVLATGFTLRRGSKFRDNLKRVKESLRNSRFDKHE
- the zwf gene encoding glucose-6-phosphate dehydrogenase, with the translated sequence MAVTSTAQACDLVIFGAKGDLARRKLMPSLYQLEKAGYIHADTRIIGVGRADWDKKAYIKVVEEALTTFMPEKLEPELWKKLSSRLEFCNLDVNETEHFTQLAKILNKSKLPSIHYFAMPPNTFGSVCHGLGAAELNKEPNRVVMEKPLGTDLASSRAINDEVAKYFNEKQIYRIDHYLGKETVLNLLALRFANSLFVNNWDHRTIDHVQITVAEEVGIEGRWGYFDQAGQMRDMIQNHLLQILTMIAMSPPADLTADRIRDEKVKVLRSLRRIDHTNVREKTVRGQYTAGFVHGKKVPGYLEEEGANKASKTESFVSIRVDIDDWRWSGVPFYLRTGKRLPAKCSEVVVYFKEPALNLFAESYQQLRQNKLTIRLQPDEGIDIEVLNKAPGLEHKHRLQTTKLDLSFSETFNQTHLADAYERLLLEAMRGIQALFVRRDEVEEAWKWVDSIMDAWAADNEPPKPYQAGTWGPVASIALITRDGRSWNEFE
- the pyk gene encoding pyruvate kinase encodes the protein MSRRLRRTKIVTTLGPATDRDNNLEKVISAGANVVRLNFSHGTAEDHIQRANKVREIAARLGCNVAILGDLQGPKIRISTFKEGKIFLNVGDKFLLDANLGKGEGDKEKVGIDYKGLPSDVMTSDILLLDDGRVQLKVLDVQGMKVFTEVTVGGPLSNNKGINKLGGGLSAEALTEKDKEDIITAAKIGVDYLAVSFPRSGEDLNYARRLARDAGCETQIVAKVERAEAVSSDDIIDEIILASDVVMVARGDLGVEIGDPELVGVQKKLIRRARQLNRVVITATQMMESMITNPMPTRAEVMDVANAVLDGTDAVMLSAETAAGQYPAETVAAMAQVCLGAEKMPSINVSKHRLDITFESIEEAIAMSTMYAANHLKGVKAIIAMTESGRTARMMSRISSGLPIFSMSRHESTLNRTALYRGVTPVYCSWHTDGIAAASEAVIRLRDKGYLSSGDLILVTQGDQMGTIGSTNTCRVLEVE